CACCGTTATGAATCACCTCTTAGCAGGGGTGAACGTAGACTACCTTTGGTATGTGGATGCAAACGACAAAGTTCCTAGGACCCCAGTCATCAAAAAAGCAAAGGAACTCGGACTCAACACAAATCTGGAAGCTTATGTTTACTGCCTTCCCAACGTGAGCCGATTCTTGGGAGGAGACGCAGTCGGTGACGTAGTAGCCTCTGGTATGCACGAATCTGGCGAAACCTCTCTTTTAGTTGACATGGGAACAAATGGGGAAATTATCTTCGGGAACAAGGATTGGCTCGTATCATGCTCCGTCGCATCTGGTCCCGCCTTCGAAGGGGCAGGCACCAGATTTGGGATGCGGGCTATGCACGGCGCAATAGAACATGTTAGAATCGACCTTGAATCCCTCGAGGCGGAATACACGGTCATCGGGAACAAGCGTCCAATGGGAATCTGCGGATCAGGCATAATCGACGCCGCAGCAGAGATGTTTCGTGTCGGCATCCTTGATTTCAGTGGAAAGATCGTCGTGGGACGAGCGGCGCTCGTTAGAAAAGGGAGAGACGGATTGGAGTATGTCATAGCTCCTGCAGAGAAGACGACGATTGGCCGAGACATAGTAATAACGCAGCGAGATATGGATTATATCATGGACTCGAAAGCCGCCTCCTGCGGAGGAATAATGGTTTTGATGAGGAAATTTAACCTCTCCATCTACGACGTTAAGAACTTTTACCTTGCAGGAGCTTTCGGGGCGTATACTAATTTGGAGAACGCAACAAAGCTTGGGGTTTTCCCTGAGTTCCCGAATGCAAAGATACGCTCAATTGGAAATGGTTCACTTTCAGGCGCGTACGCTACACTCTTGTCGATGAAGAAGCAAAACCACGCGAATACTATAGCACAGAATATGCTGTACATAGATCTTCTTGCAGATGTCGTGTTCGCGGAAACGTACTCTGAGTCGATTTACATCCCGGGTCCTAAGGAACTCTTCCCAAGCTATAACCCCTAGCGTACGTAGCGTTAAGGGCCTAAAGAGGCACTATTTAACGTCAAAAATCTCGCTTCGTGCTTTATTTCAGGAATCTGGAAAA
The genomic region above belongs to Candidatus Bathyarchaeota archaeon and contains:
- a CDS encoding DUF4445 domain-containing protein yields the protein MGDLVRIVFNPMDKVIEVEGGTILLDAIREAGIDIRSICGGEGECGTCKVILNKGEVSDVSTKYTKWLSPQEISESYRLACQTRVLSDCEFTIPVESRIANPKILLSAEMTIDKLDPASKKYLVSLLPIRDDEHRQIRLHDYSGLSPKVSDEIYNKLLLMREPITATLSMMKTPEIINVESGDRTSSNYGLAIDIGTTTIVALLVDLSSGEILGRASGLNKQITYGETLITRIAFSRKAESGLHKLQQAVVRTINDLVNRLTLSAEIKKEEITSVSAGGNTVMNHLLAGVNVDYLWYVDANDKVPRTPVIKKAKELGLNTNLEAYVYCLPNVSRFLGGDAVGDVVASGMHESGETSLLVDMGTNGEIIFGNKDWLVSCSVASGPAFEGAGTRFGMRAMHGAIEHVRIDLESLEAEYTVIGNKRPMGICGSGIIDAAAEMFRVGILDFSGKIVVGRAALVRKGRDGLEYVIAPAEKTTIGRDIVITQRDMDYIMDSKAASCGGIMVLMRKFNLSIYDVKNFYLAGAFGAYTNLENATKLGVFPEFPNAKIRSIGNGSLSGAYATLLSMKKQNHANTIAQNMLYIDLLADVVFAETYSESIYIPGPKELFPSYNP